In Lepidochelys kempii isolate rLepKem1 chromosome 8, rLepKem1.hap2, whole genome shotgun sequence, a single genomic region encodes these proteins:
- the LOC140916201 gene encoding large ribosomal subunit protein eL34-like, whose protein sequence is MVQPLTYRHRLSYNTASNKTRLSRTPGNRTVYLYTKKVGKAPMSACGVYPGRLRDVCAVRPKVLMRLSKTKKHFSRAYGSSMCAKCVCDRIKRAFLIEEQKTVVKVLKAQAQSQKSK, encoded by the coding sequence ATGGTTCAGCCTCTGACATACCGTCATAGGTTGTCCTACAACACAGCCTCTAACAAGACCAGGCTGTCCCGGACACCAGGTAACAGGACTGTTTACCTTTACACTAAGAAAGTTGGCAAGGCACCAATGTCTGCATGTGGTGTGTATCCAGGAAGACTTCGCGATGTTTGTGCTGTGCGCCCTAAAGTCCTTATGAGGTTGTCAAAAACAAAGAAGCATTTTAGCAGAGCCTATGGCAGTTCCATGTGTGCTAAATGTGTCTGTGATAGAATCAAACGAGCTTTCCTTATTGAGGAGCAGAAGACTGTTGTGAAAGTGTTGAAGGCACAAGCACAGAGTCAGAAATCTAAGTGA
- the LOC140916200 gene encoding myb/SANT-like DNA-binding domain-containing protein 7, translating to MPPCTRRSPVWSNDEVLDLINVWREEAVQSQLRSSHRNYDTFGQISRDMMERGHGRDALKCRVKVKELWNAYRKAREANRCSGAAPATCCFYEEVDAILGGDPISTPRTTMDTSEPSSTRQEKEEKSWNEGAEEEGDTPAFLDVCNQDLFSSQKEGSQSQRLVLSEGRVNTRGGARCDLEISAVLVITSRKTPKNSEEAI from the exons ATgcctccatgcaccaggcgatccccagtatggagcaatgacgaggtgctggacctcatcaatgtttggagggaggaagctgtccagtcccagctgcgctccagccataggaattatgatacctttgggcagatatcaagggacatgatggaaaggggccatggcCGGGACGCACTgaagtgcagggttaaagtgaaggagctgtggaatgcctaccgcaaagcccgtgaggcaaaccgctgctctggtgctgcccccgCGACCTGCTGTTTCTACGAAGAGGTGGATGCaatacttgggggtgaccccatCTCCACTCcgaggaccaccatggacacgtcagagcccagttcaacaaggcaggagaaggaggagaaaagctggaacgagggtgctgaggaggagggagacacccCTGCATTCCTAGATGTATGCAACCAGGATCTGTTCTCAAGCCAgaaggaaggtagccagtcgcagcggCTAGTGCTTTCAGAAGGACGAGTcaacaccagaggaggtgcccg ATGtgaccttgagatctcagccgtcctcGTTATCAccagccgaaagactccaaagaattcaGAAGAGGCCAtatag